In one window of Branchiostoma floridae strain S238N-H82 chromosome 14, Bfl_VNyyK, whole genome shotgun sequence DNA:
- the LOC118430964 gene encoding homeobox protein Hox-A9a-like yields the protein MSWLRYGSWREFGDRTFCHGSSSNDWRENFKVVCSRENSVRTHDPVLTPTILPACTNNMLSSQRFDNSLPGVWGQRTQVVRSSSVQNMTDGTLRDAVTGVHQRTSVTVVKSGARPFCSSNCHKEGQELPRVETSERKRERMASEQEETTQNYRRILVKAPKGEVKEMVLPRALDIDRPKRARTAFTADQLKDLERAFQGSQYVVGQDRTELARQLRLTETQVKVWFQNRRTKYKREKAREAEKTQANSETLAALNIWKLLQTAPPSDPLTPVHTLARSSEVRDLGRREQQPVSNVCVSRIEGNYVPTYTDAGWQPSVHQDIRPRPAIPSTWPNFSLISKQNYDNVH from the exons ATGAGTTGGCTGAGGTATGGAAGTTGGCGGGAGTTTGGTGACAGAACTTTCTGTCATGGTAGTAGTAGCAACGATTGGCGGGAAAACTTCAAAGTCGTCTGCAGTCGCGAAAACTCCGTACGTACTCATGACCCGGTCCTCACTCCAACGATTCTTCCAGCTTGTACAAACAACATGCTGTCTTCACAACGTTTTGACAACAGTCTGCCGGGGGTATGGGGACAACGGACACAGGTAGTCAGGAGTTCGTCTGTGCAGAATATGACAGATGGGACACTTAGGGACGCGGTGACAGGGGTGCATCAGAGGACATCTGTCACCGTGGTAAAGTCAGGAGCACGGCCGTTCTGTTCTTCAAATTGTCACAAAGAAGGACAGGAACTTCCCAGAGTAGAAACTTCtgagaggaagagagaaagaatGGCTTCAGAACAGGAAGAGACGACTCAAAACTACAGGAGGATACTTGTAAAAG CGCCGAAGGGTGAGGTCAAGGAGATGGTATTGCCCCGGGCACTGGACATCGACCGGCCGAAGAGAGCCCGGACCGCCTTCACCGCTGACCAACTGAAGGACCTGGAAAGGGCCTTCCAGGGCAGCCAGTACGTGGTTGGTCAAGACAGGACAGAGCTGGCCAGGCAACTGCGACTTACGGaaacacag GTCAAAGTGTGGTTCCAGAACCGGAGGACGAAATACAAGCGTGAGAAGGCCCGGGAAGCCGAGAAGACACAAGCCAACTCCGAAACCCTCGCCGCCCTGAACATTTGGAAACTCCTGCAAACGGCGCCGCCTAGCGACCCTCTAACCCCTGTGCATACTCTCGCGAGATCGTCGGAGGTGCGAGATCTGGGAAGACGGGAACAACAACCTGTCAGTAACGTGTGCGTCTCGCGAATTGAGGGGAATTATGTTCCTACGTACACAGATGCAGGCTGGCAGCCTTCAGTACATCAAGATATCCGTCCACGGCCAGCTATTCCTTCAACGTGGCCAAATTTCTCCCTGATATCGAAACAAAACTACGATAATGTCCATTAA